One Deltaproteobacteria bacterium genomic region harbors:
- a CDS encoding glucose 1-dehydrogenase, which yields MRGLTDKVAIVTGGGGGIGRAIAQRLADEGTAVAVLDISAEAAGATADAIASAGGRAHAAACDITDYAAVQAAASTAEAALGPADILVNCAGWDKLAKFLDSEPSLWDRLIAINYRGALNVTHVVARGMAERRRGRIVNIASDAGRVGSSGEAVYAGCKGALIAFGKALARELAGRGVTVNAVCPGPTKTPLLESFLDEGDYGKKVYAALERSIPLRRFGTPEDVAGIVAFLASDEASFITGQVISVSGGLTMHG from the coding sequence ATGCGAGGATTGACCGACAAAGTGGCGATCGTTACGGGGGGCGGCGGCGGCATCGGCCGGGCAATCGCCCAGCGGCTCGCCGACGAGGGCACCGCCGTGGCGGTGCTCGACATCAGCGCCGAGGCGGCCGGGGCCACCGCCGATGCGATCGCGTCGGCCGGCGGGCGGGCGCACGCGGCCGCGTGCGACATCACCGACTACGCCGCGGTGCAGGCGGCCGCCTCGACCGCGGAGGCCGCACTCGGGCCGGCGGACATCCTCGTCAACTGCGCCGGCTGGGACAAGCTCGCCAAGTTTCTCGACAGCGAGCCGTCGCTATGGGACCGGCTCATCGCGATCAACTACCGCGGCGCTCTCAACGTCACGCACGTGGTCGCGCGCGGCATGGCGGAGCGGCGCCGCGGTCGCATCGTGAACATCGCGTCCGACGCGGGCCGAGTCGGCTCGTCCGGCGAGGCGGTGTACGCCGGGTGCAAGGGCGCGTTGATCGCGTTCGGCAAGGCGCTCGCGCGCGAACTCGCCGGCCGCGGCGTCACGGTCAACGCGGTGTGCCCGGGGCCGACGAAGACGCCGCTTCTCGAGTCGTTTCTCGACGAAGGCGACTACGGCAAGAAGGTGTACGCGGCGCTCGAGCGGTCGATCCCGCTGCGGCGTTTCGGCACACCGGAAGACGTCGCGGGAATCGTCGCGTTCTTGGCGAGCGACGAGGCGTCGTTCATCACCGGGCAGGTCATCAGCGTGTCCGGTGGCCTGACCATGCACGGCTGA
- a CDS encoding enoyl-CoA hydratase/isomerase family protein, with protein MDRHIEVTIDGAVAELVLARPDARNAMTEAMGREIRDAVAAVNADGGVRALVVRGEGSAFSAGGDFDMLAERQADSFDSNRAAMLAFYRLYLAIRTLRVPSIAAVHGPAVGAGACFAIACDLRFAGPRAKFGFTFVRLGLHPGMGATYLLPRLVGPAAAAELLLSGRVIEADRAARLGLVNAVVDDPVAAARAQAAAIAECAPIAVAQTVATLRGALDRSLDDALELEARAQAMDYATEDLAEGIAAARARRRPVFSGR; from the coding sequence GTGGACCGACACATCGAGGTGACCATCGACGGGGCCGTCGCCGAATTGGTGCTGGCGAGGCCGGACGCACGAAACGCGATGACGGAGGCCATGGGGCGCGAGATCCGCGACGCCGTCGCCGCAGTCAACGCCGACGGCGGCGTGCGGGCGCTGGTCGTTCGCGGCGAGGGCTCGGCATTCTCGGCCGGCGGGGACTTCGACATGCTCGCGGAGCGGCAAGCCGACTCGTTCGACAGCAACCGCGCGGCGATGCTCGCGTTCTACCGGTTGTACCTGGCGATCCGGACGCTGCGCGTGCCGTCGATCGCGGCGGTGCACGGGCCGGCGGTCGGCGCCGGCGCCTGCTTTGCGATCGCGTGCGACCTGCGGTTCGCCGGCCCGCGGGCGAAGTTCGGCTTCACGTTCGTCCGGCTCGGCCTGCATCCGGGAATGGGCGCGACGTATCTGCTGCCGCGGCTGGTCGGCCCGGCGGCCGCGGCGGAGCTGCTGCTGTCGGGTCGCGTCATCGAGGCGGACCGGGCGGCGCGCCTCGGCCTGGTCAACGCGGTCGTCGACGATCCCGTCGCCGCGGCGCGCGCCCAGGCGGCCGCGATCGCGGAGTGCGCGCCGATCGCCGTCGCGCAGACCGTCGCGACCTTGCGCGGTGCGCTCGATCGCTCCCTCGACGACGCGCTCGAACTGGAGGCGCGCGCCCAGGCGATGGACTACGCGACCGAGGATCTGGCCGAGGGGATCGCGGCGGCGCGCGCGCGGCGGCGGCCGGTGTTTTCCGGGCGGTGA